A single genomic interval of Mauremys reevesii isolate NIE-2019 linkage group 24, ASM1616193v1, whole genome shotgun sequence harbors:
- the RPS27 gene encoding 40S ribosomal protein S27 → MPLAKDLLHPSPEEEKRKHKKKRLVQSPNSYFMDVKCPGCYKITTVFSHAQTVVLCVGCSTVLCQPTGGKARLTEGCSFRRKQH, encoded by the exons ATGCCT CTGGCGAAAGACCTGCTGCATCCCTCCCCCGAGGAGGAGAAGCGGAAACACAAGAAGAAGCGTCTGGTCCAGAGTCCGAACTCCTATTTCATGGATGTGAAGTGTCCAG GTTGCTATAAAATCACCACTGTATTCAGCCATGCTCAGACTGTAGTTCTGTGTGTTGGCTGCTCAACTGTGCTGTGCCAGCCCACTGGAGGAAAGGCAAGGCTTACAGAAG GATGCTCCTTCAGACGAAAGCAGCACTAA